In Penicillium oxalicum strain HP7-1 chromosome VII, whole genome shotgun sequence, one DNA window encodes the following:
- a CDS encoding Plasma membrane ATPase, protein MAERRISYAPDVENGDRHRDAGDVNDGSLDEYSALNRYISTARDGRRGSTSSAAALSTKQKKKPFWKFWAKEGDGVVEGWQCPDEWLETDLRSGLSSSDIEPRRKKCGWNELVTEKTNIFVQFIGYFRGPILYVMELAVLLAAGLRDWIDLGVIIGILMLNALVGWYQEKQAADVVASLKGDIAMRAIVVRNGQEEEILARELVTGDIVVVEEGHVIPADVRLICDYSKPEMFEAYKEYLISSQDDTLKEKAEDDDEDSREVHQGVSLIACDQSAITGESLAVDKYMADTCYYTTGCKRGKAYGIVTATARQSFVGKTAALVQGAKDSGHFKAVMDNIGTSLLVLVMFWILAAWIGGFFRHLGIATPENSENTLLRYTLILLIIGVPVGLPVVTTTTLAVGAAYLAEQKAIVQKLTAIESLAGVDILCSDKTGTLTANQLSIREPYVAEGVDVNWMMAVAAIASSHNVKNLDPIDKVTILTLRRYPKAREILARNWVTEKYSPFDPVSKRITTVCTCDGVRYICAKGAPKAILNMSECSEEEAKLYRDKATEFARRGFRSLGVAVQKEGEPWQLLGMYPMFDPPREDTAHTIAEAQVLGLSVKMLTGDAIAIAKETCKMLALGTKVYDSERLIHGGLAGSAQHDLVEKADGFAEVFPEHKYQVVEMLQQRGHLTAMTGDGVNDAPSLKKADCGIAVEGSTEAAQAAADIVFLAPRMKAYIQYRIALCLHLEIYLVTSMIIINETVRADLIVFIALFADLATIAVAYDNAHFEARPVEWQLPKIWVISVILGVLLAAATWIVRGSLFLSNGGLIQNWGSPQEILFLEIALTENWLIFVTRGGKTWPSWQLVIAIFIVDVLATLFCLFGWLSGGEFEQTSPKDPAYFTENGHVDIVTVVVIWAYSIGVTVIIAVAYYLLTIIPALDNLGRKTRSKADTKIENMIAHLSKLAIEHEVDREGKSRYTLGARADDVEEDE, encoded by the exons atgGCGGAGCGGAGGATCTCCTATGCTCCCGACGTCGAGAACGGCGATCGTCACCGCGATGCCGGTGATGTGAACGACGGCAGCCTCGATGAGTACTCAGCTCTCAACCGCTACATTTCGACTGCCCGCGATGGCCGCCGTGGCTCTACCTCCAGCGCTGCTGCCCTGAGCAccaagcagaagaagaagccctTCTGGAAGTTCTGGGCCAAGGAGGGTGATGGTGTTGTTGAGGGCTGGCAGTGCCCTGACGAGTGGCTCGAGACCGACCTTCGCTCCGGTCTCAGCTCCTCCGATATCGAGCCCCGCCGCAAGAAGTGTGGCTGGAACGAGCTGGTTACTGAGAAGACCAACATCTTCGTCCAGTTCATTGGTTACTTCCGTGGTCCTATTCTCTATG TTATGGAACTTGCTGTCCTGCTCGCCGCTGGTCTTCGTGACTGGATCGATTTGGGTGTCATTATCGGTATCTTGATGCTTAACGCTCTCGTCGGTTGGTACCAGGAGAAGCAGGCCGCCGATGTCGTCGCTTCTCTCAAGGGTGACATTGCTATGCGCGCTATCGTTGTTCGCAACGGtcaggaggaggaaatccTGGCCCGTGAGCTCGTTACCGGTGATATCGTCGTTGTCGAGGAGGGTCACGTTATCCCTGCCGATGTTCGCCTGATCTGTGACTACTCCAAGCCCGAGATGTTCGAGGCCTACAAGGAGTACCTCATCAGCTCCCAGGATGACactctcaaggagaaggccgaggatgacgatgaggactcTCGCGAGGTTCACCAGGGTGTCTCTTTGATTGCTTGCGATCAGTCCGCCATCACTGGTGAGTCTCTCGCCGTCGACAAGTACATGGCCGACACTTGCTACTACACCACCGGTTGCAAGCGCGGCAAGGCCTACGGTATCGTCACCGCCACTGCCCGCCAGTCCTTCGTCGGTAAGACCGCCGCTCTCGTTCAGGGTGCCAAGGACTCTGGTCACTTCAAGGCTGTCATGGACAACATCGGTACTTCtcttctcgtcctcgttATGTTCTGGATTCTCGCCGCCTGGATCGGTGGTTTCTTCCGTCACCTCGGTATCGCCACCCCCGAGAACTCTGAGAACACTCTCCTCCGCTACACTCTGATTCTCCTGATCATCGGTGTCCCCGTCGGTCTCCCCgtcgtcaccaccaccaccctcgcCGTCGGTGCCGCCTACCTTGCCGAGCAGAAGGCTATTGTCCAGAAGCTCACCGCTATCGAGTCCCTCGCCGGTGTCGACATTCTGTGCTCTGACAAGACCGGTACTCTCACTGCCAACCAGCTTTCCATCCGTGAGCCCTACGTCGCTGAGGGTGTTGATGTCAACTGGATGATGGCCGTCGCCGCCATTGCCTCTTCCCACAACGTCAAGAACCTCGACCCCATCGACAAGGTTACCATCCTGACCCTCCGCCGCTACCCCAAGGCCCGTGAGATTCTCGCCCGCAACTGGGTTACCGAGAAGTACTCTCCCTTCGACCCCGTCTCCAAGCGCATCACCACTGTCTGTACCTGCGACGGTGTCCGCTACATCTGCGCCAAGGGTGCTCCCAAGGCTATCCTGAACATGTCTGAGTgctccgaggaggaggccaagCTCTACCGTGACAAGGCTACCGAGTTCGCTCGCCGTGGTTTCCGTTCCCTTGGTGTCGCCGTCCAGAAGGAGGGTGAGCCCTGGCAGCTTCTGGGCATGTACCCCATGTTCGACCCCCCTCGTGAGGATACTGCCCACACCATCGCTGAGGCCCAGGTTCTTGGTCTGTCCGTCAAGATGTTGACTGGTGACGCTATCGCTATTGCCAAGGAGACTTGCAAGATGCTTGCTCTCGGTACCAAGGTTTACGACTCTGAGCGTCTGATCCACGGTGGTCTTGCTGGCTCTGCTCAGCACGATCTCGTTGAGAAGGCTGACGGTTTCGCTGAGGTCTTCCCCGAGCACAAGTACCAGGTCGTCGAGATGCTCCAGCAGCGTGGTCACTTGACTGCCATGACTGGTGACGGTGTTAACGATGCTCCCTCTCTCAAGAAGGCTGACTGTGGTATCGCTGTCGAGGGTTCCACCGAGGCTGCCCAGGCTGCCGCCGATATTGTCTTCCTGGCCCCG CGTATGAAGGCCTACATCCAGTACCGTATCGCCCTTTGCCTGCACCTTGAGATCTACCTCGTCACctccatgatcatcatcaacgagaCTGTCCGTGCCGacctcatcgtcttcatcgccCTGTTCGCCGATCTTGCCACCATTGCCGTTGCCTATGATAACGCTCACTTCGAGGCCCGTCCCGTCGAGTGGCAGTTGCCCAAGATCTGGGTCATCTCCGTCATCCTCGGTGTCCTTCTCGCTGCCGCTACCTGGATCGTTCGTGgttctctcttcttgtccaACGGTGGTCTCATCCAGAACTGGGGTTCTCCTCAGGagattctcttcctcgagatTGCTCTGACTGAGAACTGgctcatcttcgtcaccCGTGGTGGTAAGACCTGGCCCTCGTGGCAGCTGGTCATTGCCATCTTCATTGTCGATGTCCTTGCCACCCTCTTCTGTCTCTTCGGTTGGTTGTCCGGTGGTGAGTTCGAGCAGACCTCCCCCAAGGACCCTGCCTACTTCACCGAGAACGGCCACGTCGACATCGTCACCGTCGTTGTCATCTGGGCCTACTCCATTGGTGTCACTGTCATCATTGCTGTCGCCTACTACCTCCTGACCATCATCCCCGCCCTTGACAACCTTGGCCGCAAGACCCGCTCCAAGGCTGACACCAAGATCGAGAACATGATTGCTCACCTGTCCAAGCTGGCCATTGAGCACGAGGTTGACCGTGAGGGCAAGTCCCGCTACACCCTCGGCGCTCGCGCCGATGAtgttgaggaggatgagtaA